CCTGGCTCATCGCCGCCTTTGCCGCCGGTGAGGCGCTGCGGCAGGCCGAGCGGCGGGCGGACGAAGCCGAGCGCACCCGGGAGGAGGCGGCGCGGCGCCGCGCCGACGAGGAGCGGCTGCACATCGCGCGGGAACTGCACGATTCGCTCACCCACCAGATCTCGATCATCAAGGTGCAGTCCGAGGTCGCCGTCCACGTGGCCCGCAGGCGGGGCGAACAGGTGCCGGAGACCCTGCTGGCGATCCAGGCGGCCGGCCGTGAGGCGACCCGGGAGTTGCGCGCGACCCTGGAGGCCCTGCGCGACGACGACACGACCCCGCCGCAGGGCCTCGACCACGTACCGGAACTCGTGGAGCGCGCCCGTTCGATGGGCCTGGACGCGACGCTGACGATCGAAGGTCAACGGCACGACGTGCCGGCCGCGGTGGGCCGTACCGCCTACCGCATCGTCCAGGAGGCGCTGACCAACACCGCCCGGCACGCGAGTGCCACCACCGCGACGGTCCGGATCGAATATCGGCCCGACGCCCTTGCCGTCCAGGTGGACGACGACGGCAAGGCCACCCCCGATGACGCCCCGGCCCCGGGCCTCGGGCTGCTCGGCATGCGCGAACGCGTCACCGCCCTCGGGGCCGGCTGCGCGCGCAGCCGCGTACCGAGCACGGCTTCACCGTCCAGGCCGAACTCCCCGTGGAACGAGGATCATGATCCGTGTCCTGCTGGTCGACGACCAGCCGCTCATCCGCAGCGGCTTCCGCGCGCTGCTCGACCTCGAGGAGGACATCGAGGTGGTGGCCGAGGCCGCCGACGGCACGGAGGGCTTGGCACTCATCAAGGAGCAGTTGCCCGACGTCGCGCTCATCGACATCCAGATGCCGGTCATGGACGGCATCGAGGCGACCCGGCGCATCGCCGCGGACCCCGCCCTGGCCGGTGTGCACGTCGTCATGCTGACCAACTACGGCATGGACGAGTACGTCTTCGAAGCGCTGCGCGCCGGTGCCGCCGGGTTTCTGGTCAAGGACATCGTGCCGGAGGACCTTCTGCACGCCGTACGGGTCGCCGCCCGCGGCGACGCCCTGCTCGCCCCGTCCATCACCCGCAAGCTGATCCACCGGTACGTCACCCAGCCCCTCCCCACCACCGGCGCTGCGCTTACGGAGCTGACCGGCCGGGAACGCGAAGCGGTCGCCCTGGTCGCACAGGGCCTGTCGAATGACCAGATCGCCGACCGCATGGTGATCAGCCCGATGACCGCGAAGACCCACATCAACCGGGCGATGACCAAACTCCACACCCGCGACCGTGCCCAACTCGTCGTCCTCGCCTACGAGTCCGGTCTGGTCACCCCGCGCAACCACTGACCTCCGCGCACCGGTTGCCGACATCACGGCGGCGGTGAAGAAACCCTGCACCACCGGACTGCCGCGCAGCCGATCGAACCTGGCCCCTCGCCAAAGAGGGTCCAGGTGCCCGCGGCCTGCGCGGTGATCGTGTCCTAGGTCGTCGGCGGAGTCGGCGCAAGCCTCCGGGGCGGCGTCAGCAGTAGAGGTTGCCGCCGGGTGGGACGCCGAGGATCGAGGTGAAGCGGTTGTGTCAGACAGATGCCGCCGAGCATCTCCTTGCCCTCGGCGTACGGGCCGTCGGTGACAAGGACGTCGCCGTCGCGGGGTCGCAGCACGGTGGAGGACTCCGGGCCGTGCAGTCCCCGGCGAACACCCAGGCGCCCGCCTCACGCAGCTCCCGGTGGAAGACATCGAGCCTCTTGCCGATCTCGGCGAGGATCTCCGGGGCGGGCGGCTCCCCCACCGGCTGCACCACGCTGAGCAGGTCGTACTTCATGACAGCCTCCCAGGCGTCGTCGCGTTCTCTCACCTCCTGCACGAACGGCAGGCCCCCGGATCGACACCCCGCGCCGCGGCACCGCGAGAATCTTGTCCATGACCACCGCACCCCACCCGCTCGTCGCCCGTGCCCGACAGCTCGCCGCCGACGTCCTGGCGCCTGAGGCAGAGCGCGTCGACCGGGAAGGCCTGCCGGTGAGCCACATCGAGGCGGTCAAGCGGTCCGGGCTGCTCGGGGTGAGCGCGCCCGAGCAGTACGGCGGCTCGGCCGCGCCCGCCGCGGTGGCCCGGGAGATCGCGGAGATCCTGGCCGGGGCGTGCTGCTCGACCTGGTTCGTGCAGACCCAGCACTACACGCCGGTGAAGCTCCTGGCCGACTCCCGACTGCCCGTCCGGGAGCGGCTGCTCAGCCCACTGGCGACCGGTGAGCTGCTCGCCGGGATCGCGTACGCGCACGTCCGCGCCTTCCCGAGGATCCCGGTACGGGCCACCGCCGAGCGCGGCGGCTGGCGCTTCGACGGCACCGTGCCCTGGTACACCGGCTGGGGTCTGAACGACGTGATGCTGCTCGCCGGTGTCACGGAGACGGGCGAGGTGGTGTTCGCGTTCACCGAGGCACGCGAGCAGCCAGGGCTGCGCCCGTCGGACCCGATGCGGCTCGCGGCACTCACCGCCGCCCGCACCGTGTCGTTGCGGCTGGCCGGGCTGTGGCTGCCCGAGGAGACGGTAGTGCTGCGCACACCGCACGAGAAGTTCGCGCAGATCGACCTGCCCCGCGCCACCAACACCAACCCGGCCGTCTTCGGGATCGCGTACGCGGCACTCGCCCTGCTCGACGCGGATACGGAGACGGCATCCGCTCTGCGCGCCCGCCTCGACGATGTGCGTGCTGAGGCGTACGCCCTCGCCGACCACCCCGTGCCGCACGAGCACATAGAGGAACGGCTGACCCTCAAGACACGGGCGTACGATCTGATGCGCGCGGCGACGACCGCCGCGATCGTCGCCGGAGGCGGACGCGCCATGGACCTGCGCAGCCCTGCCCAACGGCTCGCGCGCGAGGGGATGTTCCTGCTGGTGCAGGGGCAGACGGCCGGGGTGCGCAGGGCGCACCTCGACCGGCTGTCCGGCTGAGGTTCAGCTCGCGAACGGCACCGGCGCCGAGGAGGCCGCCCGTTCTCCGTACGGATGCCGCCACAGCCCCCGCCCGGCGAGCCGGGGCAGGACGCCCTCGCCGAACCAGTACGCCTCCTCCAGGTGCGGATAGCCGGAGAGGACGAACTCGTCGATGCCGAGGGCGTGGTACTCCTCGATACGCGCAGCGACCTCGTCGTGGCTGCCGACCAGGGCGGTGCCCGCGCCGCCGCGCACGAGCCCGATCCCGGCCCACAGGTTGGGGTGGATCTCCAGACCGTCCCGGCCGCCGCCGTGCAGCGCGAGCATCCGTTGCTGCCCTTCGGACTCGCTGCGGCCCAGCCCTGCCTGGACGGACCGTACGGTCTCCGCGTCGAAGCCCTCCAGGAGCCGGTTCGCCTCCGCCCAGGCCTGCGCGGAGGTGTCACGGGTGATGACGTGCAGCCGGATGCCGAAGCGCAGTGTGCGGCCCTGCTCGACGGCCAGTCCCCTGACCCAGGCGATCTTCTCGGCGACCTGGGCGGGCGGCTCGCCCCAGGTGAGGTACACGTCGGCGTGCCGGGCCGCGATCTCGCCGGCGATGGGTGAGGAGCCGCCGAAGTACACCTCGGGAACGGGATCCGGCACGCGGGCCAGCTTGGCGTCCTCGACCTGAAGGAACTCGCCGTTCAGGTCGACGGTCTTG
This genomic window from Streptomyces sp. DG2A-72 contains:
- a CDS encoding response regulator transcription factor yields the protein MIRVLLVDDQPLIRSGFRALLDLEEDIEVVAEAADGTEGLALIKEQLPDVALIDIQMPVMDGIEATRRIAADPALAGVHVVMLTNYGMDEYVFEALRAGAAGFLVKDIVPEDLLHAVRVAARGDALLAPSITRKLIHRYVTQPLPTTGAALTELTGREREAVALVAQGLSNDQIADRMVISPMTAKTHINRAMTKLHTRDRAQLVVLAYESGLVTPRNH
- a CDS encoding acyl-CoA dehydrogenase family protein — protein: MTTAPHPLVARARQLAADVLAPEAERVDREGLPVSHIEAVKRSGLLGVSAPEQYGGSAAPAAVAREIAEILAGACCSTWFVQTQHYTPVKLLADSRLPVRERLLSPLATGELLAGIAYAHVRAFPRIPVRATAERGGWRFDGTVPWYTGWGLNDVMLLAGVTETGEVVFAFTEAREQPGLRPSDPMRLAALTAARTVSLRLAGLWLPEETVVLRTPHEKFAQIDLPRATNTNPAVFGIAYAALALLDADTETASALRARLDDVRAEAYALADHPVPHEHIEERLTLKTRAYDLMRAATTAAIVAGGGRAMDLRSPAQRLAREGMFLLVQGQTAGVRRAHLDRLSG
- a CDS encoding LLM class flavin-dependent oxidoreductase encodes the protein MSLTFHWFLPTNGDSRHVVGGGHGTPATASGRDRPPTVGYLSQIARAAEDLGFVGALTPTGAWCEDAWLTTAMVSQNTERLKFLVAFRPGSVSPTLAAQMASTFQRQSGGRLLLNVVTGGESQEQRAYGDFLDKDARYRRTGEFLQIVRELWDGKTVDLNGEFLQVEDAKLARVPDPVPEVYFGGSSPIAGEIAARHADVYLTWGEPPAQVAEKIAWVRGLAVEQGRTLRFGIRLHVITRDTSAQAWAEANRLLEGFDAETVRSVQAGLGRSESEGQQRMLALHGGGRDGLEIHPNLWAGIGLVRGGAGTALVGSHDEVAARIEEYHALGIDEFVLSGYPHLEEAYWFGEGVLPRLAGRGLWRHPYGERAASSAPVPFAS